Within the Girardinichthys multiradiatus isolate DD_20200921_A chromosome 12, DD_fGirMul_XY1, whole genome shotgun sequence genome, the region TCTTACCTCAACCTCAGTTTGCTGGGTTGACTTGAGAAGTGCAAGGTTGTGCGACTTGCATGACTGTAATGCCTCCTTGTGTTTTCGGATCAGATCTTGTTTGAGtgctaaaaaaaattaaaacgagAGAACAACAGTTAATTTGTAAGTTGCAGTCTGATTTCTATGCAAGCAAAAAACTTTTATGAAAATCTGTCTGTTTTTGGATACGATTGGCACACACCTTGATGTTCACAGTGCAGCTTCAGCCTTTGGTTgtacagatttttttctgtcagatGCTGAATATCAAGGAGGCCCTGCACAATCTCATATACTGTCCCATCAATGAGGGTTAAAGCTAGATCGCTGAGCGTGTTGTAGGTCAAGCGCTGCTGGAAGGAGCTGatcatggaaaaataaaagagcAAAACTCATAATTAGTGTCCAGTTATAAATCATGTTTAGAGCTTCAAGAAATTAACCTGTcgtatttatttctattaacaAGCAGGATTTCACAAACTACAACATTTTGTGAAAAGCGTTCTGGAAAAACCAGACAGATAGTTTTgctttgatgacatcacaagaggcacaagACTGTGGAACACCTTACCTCTATATGTCTGCACTGCTCAGAGCGTAGAATAATTTAAATTTCTGTTAAAAAGTACTAGTAAACATCATGGCAGACAGGTTTTGACAGATTTTATTCTAGATTTTTTAAGCTTTCAGGTTGTACAGGTTCAACTATGACTTTGAATCAGACATCGCCCAAGCCAGTATGGACACTGCCGTAGAGGGTGAACCTGAAGGAAATAGTGGCGAGCACAACTTTAACTGGAACAAATCTCTTTATATAATAACCATTTGAATTTTTCCATCAGTGCCACCagtatttttcaaaatagcaaataaaacagcaataaGTTGATGGAAAAGCAATACATGATCACATGTAAATGCGTTATTTAAGACTTACTAAGGAACATCTGAATGTACTTATGGTTTGGGGTCCAAAATTAAGAGAAagaattttaaagcttttaagaCTCCAACTCTGGTGATGCAATTgttctgcaagaaaaaaaaaggtgtttcCAAACAAATCTTGGTTCTTTTGAGGAATCTCTTCAACATGATTTATGgttaacaaaatacacaaccagGAGGTTGTTCCTTTGTTACgagtttttaaaatttgttggaGGTGCAAACAGCAACCTAATAGTAACTCAGCTGCAGCTAACTAATTTGCACAGCTTTCTTTCACACAAATTCTTCATGTTGTGATATCATTCCTTGTACTGCTGCATGTAGAATGTGATGTTAATGTATTTTGATTCATTATCAGTTTTTCTGACCCAGAATGAAAAGTGTTGCTGCAGCTGTACAGAATACAAGCAAACACCTTTAAAGGGGAAATTTTATGAAAACATCCAAATGgcgtaaaaataaagaaaaatatatatggtAATAACCAGAAGACCTCTGATCATCTGCCTTACgtgatgtcaccagaggcaTGTGCACGTGGGTGATTGTTTTTGGTAGATTTGATCTAGCTCAACAAAGTAGTACAACAAATAGAAAATGTATCATGGCATGTTCATGTGAAAAGCTATACAAGTACCTTTAAACAGTACCATAACTGGGACTGAAAGTACGCCGCAGTGGAGATCAGATGTCCTGAGAGTAACCATACCTTGGTAAGTCTTTGACTAATGTTTGCAGTTCAGATAGCAGGTAGTAATGTCGTTCCTGTAGTTTTGTTGGATCACTGTCGGTGACTCCGGGATAAACATCCATGTCTTTAATTGAAAATTTGATAACTGTTAGATACGTTGGTCAAAACAGATAGCGAAGGCTACCAAGTTCCGCTAGCCTCATTTTACTGCGTTGATGTCTAAAACTTTAAGATAAAACATCGCCAAGGTAATTTACAACAACATAGACATAAACTATGCGCCTTTTGCGTCACgaaaacaaaactaatgctATAAATTAGTTAGAAATACCGCGACAGACAGGTTGTTTTAACTGTACTCGTTTGTATTCGCTCTGTTTAACGTAAAAGGACCCAAAACATAGCGGGCTGTAAACCTGCCCGTCTGTTTTTCTgagatttttcttcttctatgtttttttttttttttcggtgcTTCGCAATCAGCGAATACGTGTATTACCGCCTCCTACTGGAATGGGTGTGGCtgtagataaaaataaattctgatCTATAAACCTAACAAAAcgtctttaaaaatatttaataaatgaacaatgCATTGTTATGAGGCATTTCCAATCATATCTTTTGAGGTAATATcgattttttttccaactgtcGCTATGCTATTTGTTACATTCCAGTCATATGGCTTGAATTGCTTCTGGTCATTTGCAATATGAGCAACgatgtttgctttttttgcaTATAAAGGGTATTCTTCATCGTATGCCCTAGTCTTACTCAGGTTATGACAGTGTCCTCTGCATGACACTTCTCATCCCGTTTTGGACTTTTACCAACATAATTGTATTATTATAAATGTGATATATTcagcctcaggatctcgtcactcacttcagcctcttcgttgACGCTCTCACTTGAGCGCACCCGGTCCCCTTAATCACGCAGCAGTCCAGCTTTTCGAAACccgttggtgattttccatgttgatgagggtgaatataaatgactgatttacaatgccggtaattgaattgtgaaagtgctcttgattgGACCTCTgtgaactactcatcaatttcATTGGTTTACTGTTACCAGGTACAATGTTTTtggcggcatgaaaaaaaacaaacatgcattAGCCGCACTGTTGTATAGGgcgcagtgttcaaagtgtgggaaaaaagtagcggcttataaTCCAAAATTTACGGtatatctttctttctttcttttttttttttttttttgtaggacGCTAAAACTGGGATGCACGGTTGCACCCAGtcttgttgccttgcagcaagaaggtcctgggttcgactcccggcctggggtctttctgcatggagtttgcatgttctccccctgcatgcgtgggttctcttcGGGTACTACGGTAGAGATAGTCACCAGCCCCTCCGCGATCCTGTATGGAGGAAACGTATTTAGAAAAGGAATGGATGGACTTTGAAACTCATAACTATGACTTTGAAAGTCAATGTTTTGCCTTTAAAGGTAGAAATTCTAATGTGTGTCCCATAATTGTGGCTGTTGTAAGCTGTTATTAGAATATGTGACCAtacttaaagaaaatgtttaataacgACCGAAACTATTTTTGGTGACCTTTCTGACATTTCAGAGTCCCGCCTCTCCTGTCATtggtaaataaagttttttttaatacactgTGGGATAGAAGAAGTCAGTCATATGAAAAGGTTTTCTAAGTATACATACTGTTTCCTTAAGATGTCACATTTTCTGACAACAGCTATCAGAATTTGTATTTCAATCTAGCTTCCTCTTGAGTCACCACATCTGCAGCAGCACCTATTACAGACTTCCATACTCTTCCACTTTTGGCACTCAATATATATGGTCGACAGATGGCGCTTTATGTCAAAAAACAGGAGCCTCAAATGAAT harbors:
- the dgcr6 gene encoding protein DGCR6 — translated: MDVYPGVTDSDPTKLQERHYYLLSELQTLVKDLPSSFQQRLTYNTLSDLALTLIDGTVYEIVQGLLDIQHLTEKNLYNQRLKLHCEHQALKQDLIRKHKEALQSCKSHNLALLKSTQQTEVEALEVRVREEQKMMDKKIVAEMDQKVTDQQNTLEKAGVPGFYITTNPQELTMQMNLLELILKLQQKDSQAGLL